The DNA segment CTGCATATTTCGGTAAGCACAGGATGGCCACAGGGATGCTGTACTGTGAAACAGCTGAAAAAAAGAACGTGCCAAAATTTTATGAACTCACTTCAGCTATTCTCTAAAGATTCTTAACACTTTTTATTGCTTATAAGCGCATAGGATGGATATTGACAGCAGGTAGACAGTTTTCTGTACTCAGCTCAATGTTTGTGAAAAGTTCTTCAAAGAGTCTTGCGTTTGTTAGTTCTAGAAGTCTCCGCAAGTACACTGCACTAATGCTACGCACACACACTGGGCCCTGTGAAAAtgtttttctcttctcttttgaAAATGGTGCAAATAAATTGCTTCCtccatgttttctttcttccttcttttcctgcTCCCCATCAACAAACCCCAGGTGGCGGCACAGTCGGGGCCAATGATCAGATGTCAAGTGTGGATGACTTTCTCAGCAAGTACAACTCGTACCTTCAGCAGCTGCAGTCACCATCTTCGGCTGAGGGCTCAGCACTACTGGCGGCAGCTCGGGCTGACAACACGTGCCCAATCTGCCTCAAGACGTACTCAACCAAACACAGCATGCGGCGCCACATGCTGATGCACAAGCCCTTCAATCGCCGATTTCAGTGTGATGTTTGTGGCAAGCTTTTCAACTGGCCCGGCAACTTGAAAACACACTTGCAGACCATTCA comes from the Dermacentor variabilis isolate Ectoservices chromosome 2, ASM5094787v1, whole genome shotgun sequence genome and includes:
- the LOC142571504 gene encoding PR domain zinc finger protein 15-like codes for the protein MSSVDDFLSKYNSYLQQLQSPSSAEGSALLAAARADNTCPICLKTYSTKHSMRRHMLMHKPFNRRFQCDVCGKLFNWPGNLKTHLQTIHNMRVVDFKYRKYRFPLPSDMNSKS